The Leptospira bouyouniensis genome window below encodes:
- a CDS encoding M15 family metallopeptidase, whose amino-acid sequence MNLIMFRSKFLFLFLLSLLCVCGEKPIKQTQTDLYLGIDKNSYLTGKFNSPGPLAPVILEENAKEHYLRPDVKKALHKMINDFEDSKPSSYKQHIFLVSSFRNFTHQKGIWESKFTGKKAMRVPIKGKSSEEIIGLILEFSSAPGTSRHHWGTDFDLNALDNAYFESNGKGKYLYDWLKENASKYGFCQPYNPLVSRNNKGYQEEKWHWSYAPISNQLTKEWIKSFQSGEIKLEGSFLGAEVLGDRALDYVKSINPECEKITSQNL is encoded by the coding sequence ATGAACCTTATCATGTTCAGATCAAAGTTTCTATTTTTGTTTTTGCTCTCTTTATTATGTGTATGTGGTGAAAAACCGATCAAACAAACTCAAACTGATTTATATCTGGGAATCGATAAAAATTCTTACTTAACTGGCAAATTCAATTCACCTGGACCATTAGCGCCTGTTATCTTAGAAGAAAATGCAAAGGAACATTATTTAAGACCTGATGTGAAAAAAGCCCTTCATAAAATGATCAATGATTTTGAAGATTCGAAACCAAGCTCTTATAAGCAACATATCTTTTTAGTTTCTAGTTTTCGCAACTTCACTCACCAAAAAGGAATTTGGGAATCTAAATTCACTGGGAAAAAAGCGATGCGAGTTCCCATCAAAGGAAAATCATCTGAAGAAATCATTGGGTTGATATTAGAATTTTCAAGTGCACCTGGAACTTCTCGCCATCACTGGGGGACCGACTTTGACTTAAATGCTCTTGACAATGCCTACTTTGAATCGAATGGAAAGGGAAAATATCTATATGATTGGTTAAAGGAAAACGCATCTAAATATGGATTTTGCCAACCTTACAATCCACTTGTTTCCAGAAACAATAAGGGGTATCAGGAAGAGAAGTGGCACTGGTCTTATGCACCGATTTCCAACCAACTCACCAAAGAATGGATCAAATCTTTCCAATCGGGTGAGATCAAATTAGAAGGTAGTTTTTTAGGTGCAGAGGTGTTAGGTGACCGGGCGTTGGATTATGTAAAGTCCATCAACCCGGAGTGTGAAAAAATCACGTCGCAGAATTTATAA
- the galE gene encoding UDP-glucose 4-epimerase GalE has product MRVLVTGGAGYIGSHIVLELMELGHEIIIVDDMEKGNEANLFPENEFIKGEIQDPEVLKKAFAKKVDAVFHFAAWKAAGESMTDPLKYTMNNLNGTFTLLNAMIQYGCQYIVFSSSAAVYGAPKYLPIDENHPLQPENYYGYTKLCIEENLEWFDKLKGLKSARLRYFNAAGYDPKGRIKGIEKTPANLLPIIMEAAAGIRKGFEIFGNDYETEDGTCVRDYIHVSDLAKAHVLALDYIMAKKESLTVNLGSESGYSVKEMADLSEKVVGKQIPHKTGPRRLGDPAKLLASSKKARQVLNWTPIYSDAETLLSSMWNLYKNL; this is encoded by the coding sequence ATGAGAGTCCTCGTAACCGGGGGAGCCGGTTATATTGGGAGTCATATTGTCCTAGAACTCATGGAACTCGGACATGAAATCATCATTGTCGATGATATGGAAAAGGGAAACGAAGCCAATTTGTTTCCCGAAAATGAATTTATCAAAGGTGAAATCCAAGATCCTGAAGTCTTAAAAAAAGCTTTTGCTAAAAAAGTAGATGCTGTTTTTCATTTTGCTGCATGGAAGGCTGCAGGTGAATCCATGACTGATCCGCTAAAATACACAATGAACAATCTGAATGGCACCTTTACATTATTAAATGCAATGATTCAATACGGATGCCAGTATATTGTGTTTTCTTCTTCTGCAGCAGTGTATGGAGCTCCTAAGTACTTACCTATTGACGAAAACCACCCTTTACAACCAGAAAACTATTATGGTTATACCAAACTTTGTATTGAGGAAAATTTGGAATGGTTTGATAAACTCAAAGGTTTAAAGTCAGCTAGACTTCGTTACTTCAATGCTGCTGGTTACGATCCAAAGGGAAGAATCAAAGGCATTGAAAAAACTCCAGCCAATTTACTCCCCATCATTATGGAAGCAGCTGCTGGCATTCGAAAGGGATTCGAAATTTTTGGAAACGATTATGAAACAGAAGATGGAACTTGTGTGCGAGATTATATCCATGTCAGCGATCTTGCGAAAGCTCATGTTTTAGCCTTGGATTATATAATGGCGAAAAAGGAAAGTTTAACTGTTAATCTAGGTTCCGAATCCGGATATTCCGTGAAAGAAATGGCTGATTTATCGGAGAAAGTTGTCGGAAAACAAATACCTCACAAAACAGGGCCTAGGCGACTTGGTGACCCAGCAAAATTACTTGCCTCTTCTAAAAAAGCAAGGCAAGTACTAAATTGGACTCCAATTTATAGTGATGCCGAGACTCTACTTTCCAGTATGTGGAATTTGTACAAAAACTTATAA
- the lpxA gene encoding acyl-ACP--UDP-N-acetylglucosamine O-acyltransferase, which produces MKIHPTAIIDPKAELHESVEVGPFCIIEKDVKIGEGTVIESHVKILTGTRIGKFNKISSGGSFGGLPQDLAFKPETKTYLEIGDHNHFRENVIFHRGTVEGKATVIGNHNYLMGNVHIAHDVIVGDHNIMVQNTMLAGHVVIGDKVFISGSVGVHQFVRVADYAMLAGLTKVVKDVPPYATVDGHPGLVVSLNVVGMKRAGISADVRLAIKRVYKTIYHSGLNTKQALVELKKDQNPAPEVQKVIEFFETSKRGVVDHKFVSGGSDEE; this is translated from the coding sequence ATGAAAATTCACCCCACTGCCATCATCGATCCTAAAGCGGAACTACATGAATCCGTTGAAGTTGGACCATTTTGTATCATTGAAAAAGATGTCAAAATTGGAGAAGGAACTGTTATCGAATCCCATGTGAAAATCCTTACAGGGACCCGAATTGGTAAATTTAATAAAATTTCATCAGGTGGTAGTTTTGGCGGATTACCTCAGGACTTAGCTTTTAAACCTGAAACCAAAACTTATTTGGAAATTGGGGATCATAATCATTTTAGAGAAAATGTAATCTTTCACAGAGGGACAGTAGAAGGGAAAGCAACTGTGATCGGAAACCACAATTATTTAATGGGGAATGTTCATATAGCCCATGATGTGATTGTAGGTGACCATAACATTATGGTTCAAAATACGATGCTTGCGGGTCACGTTGTGATTGGTGACAAAGTGTTCATCTCTGGATCCGTCGGAGTTCACCAATTTGTAAGAGTAGCCGATTATGCTATGTTAGCGGGACTCACAAAAGTTGTTAAAGATGTACCTCCTTATGCTACAGTTGACGGTCATCCGGGCCTTGTCGTGAGTTTGAATGTTGTTGGTATGAAACGTGCCGGAATCTCTGCTGATGTTCGCCTTGCGATCAAAAGAGTTTATAAAACTATTTATCATAGTGGTCTCAATACAAAACAAGCATTGGTCGAACTTAAAAAAGACCAAAACCCTGCACCCGAAGTGCAAAAAGTCATCGAATTCTTCGAAACCAGTAAACGTGGAGTTGTGGATCACAAATTTGTTTCCGGTGGATCCGACGAAGAATGA
- a CDS encoding Hpt domain-containing protein, translating to MNDPEDQAWLKEMIASLLENMATRVENLDRLMQTKDPKDLQSELHQIKGVAANFGLSSLSEVVVKAESLVKAGDVDSSIIEGKKIPAIWESTKRELEKKFSS from the coding sequence ATGAACGATCCTGAAGACCAAGCTTGGCTTAAGGAAATGATCGCTTCGCTTTTGGAAAATATGGCAACTCGGGTTGAAAACTTGGATCGATTGATGCAAACTAAAGATCCAAAAGACCTCCAATCTGAACTCCACCAAATCAAAGGGGTGGCAGCAAATTTTGGACTCTCATCACTTTCCGAAGTTGTTGTCAAAGCAGAAAGCCTTGTGAAAGCCGGTGATGTGGATTCATCCATCATCGAAGGGAAAAAAATTCCAGCGATTTGGGAATCCACAAAACGGGAACTAGAAAAAAAATTCTCATCCTAA
- a CDS encoding DUF6938 domain-containing protein, giving the protein MPLNYTSCMNREPMFGLDTGFISKQTAGLIRGILQKRYSIGESSIPLFSSPSPLYPGLELISDKGQNPIGSRLVVGSIRMGYGHHRMALSVYSHSLKKNIPTYLHDLLAIESPESKAIGDIDSGYSFFSRMSSEIGGPVEWIWGQLMSQGNLTSLELSCQLASLYKGLMHGIPKDSPVITTYPLNGQIAVASDFQKTIHLICDNYPQYYLLVPGALNLVQSPSSYTKYIEMGVPKDNLAVAGHWVSEDIVSNAVTDSENRVRRIDAKKTRRFLIPIGGAGAQKGYILDLIRLTKSYLINKKAAYWINTGDHVKVLKAIEEYLIFQKIPYLSIDSWEDLLTFITRHPLRSDDNENNPPVVLFHFPSHTEAFSATDKLIRIADVLVTKPSELAFFPIPKLFIRRVGDHEAASVVRSLELGEGTVECREVMHAKELVQIFTESEDLLLRMNESIIKNTIEGIYNGSKTAVEMATAN; this is encoded by the coding sequence ATGCCACTTAATTACACTTCCTGCATGAATCGAGAACCAATGTTCGGCCTTGACACAGGTTTTATTTCCAAACAAACCGCTGGCCTCATTCGAGGGATCCTACAAAAACGATACTCCATTGGAGAAAGTTCCATTCCCTTATTTTCTTCCCCTTCTCCATTGTATCCAGGATTAGAACTCATTTCCGATAAAGGGCAAAATCCCATTGGATCACGTCTTGTGGTCGGAAGTATCCGGATGGGTTATGGCCACCATCGAATGGCACTTTCCGTCTATTCCCATTCGTTAAAAAAAAACATACCTACCTATTTACATGATTTACTCGCCATCGAATCCCCAGAGTCAAAAGCCATCGGCGATATCGATTCTGGGTATAGTTTTTTCTCACGAATGAGTTCTGAAATTGGTGGGCCTGTAGAATGGATTTGGGGCCAACTTATGTCACAAGGGAATCTCACTTCTCTTGAACTTTCTTGCCAACTCGCATCCCTATATAAGGGACTGATGCATGGTATTCCCAAAGACTCACCAGTCATCACCACATACCCGTTAAATGGTCAAATTGCAGTCGCATCTGATTTTCAAAAGACTATCCACCTCATCTGTGATAATTACCCTCAATACTATTTACTTGTCCCAGGTGCATTAAATTTGGTTCAGTCACCTTCCTCTTATACGAAGTACATCGAGATGGGAGTTCCGAAGGATAACTTAGCCGTTGCAGGGCATTGGGTTTCCGAAGACATTGTGTCGAATGCAGTGACAGATTCCGAAAACCGAGTTCGTAGGATAGATGCCAAAAAAACCAGAAGGTTTTTAATTCCAATCGGTGGTGCCGGTGCACAAAAAGGGTATATCTTGGATCTCATTCGTTTGACCAAGTCTTATCTCATCAACAAAAAAGCTGCGTATTGGATCAACACAGGTGATCATGTCAAAGTTTTAAAAGCAATTGAAGAATATTTGATCTTTCAAAAAATCCCTTATCTTTCTATTGATTCCTGGGAGGATCTATTAACATTCATTACACGACACCCTCTTAGGTCAGATGACAATGAAAACAATCCACCAGTAGTATTGTTTCATTTTCCATCCCACACAGAAGCATTTTCAGCAACGGATAAATTGATCCGCATAGCAGATGTTCTGGTGACAAAACCTTCTGAATTAGCTTTTTTTCCCATTCCCAAACTTTTCATTAGAAGAGTAGGTGACCATGAAGCAGCATCAGTTGTCCGATCATTGGAACTTGGAGAAGGAACCGTGGAATGTAGAGAAGTAATGCATGCGAAGGAACTTGTTCAAATTTTCACAGAATCGGAGGATCTACTTCTCAGAATGAACGAATCCATTATTAAGAATACAATCGAAGGGATCTATAACGGTAGTAAAACGGCCGTCGAAATGGCGACCGCAAACTAA
- a CDS encoding acetyl-CoA C-acetyltransferase: MEQVYILGGLRSAFGSFGGTLKDMSAVDLGVEVTKAALQKTGVDPSLIEESIFGNVIPTGKDGIYLARHIGLKAGVPIASPALTLNRLCGSGMEAVIQASKKIMLGEAHTVLAGGVESMSNAPYVVRNARFGVRYGNAEFEDSLAQGLTDIYVELPMGMTAENLSDQYKISREEQDTWAATSQERAEEATNKGILKEEIHPITISGKNPIVFDKDEFIKGKAGATKLATLKPAFKKDGTVTAGNASGINDGASAMIVASASQAKKLGKEPLAIVKSWGHAGCDPAKMGIGPALAIPSALQKAGLSLKDIGLVEVNEAFAAQYLAVQKELGLDPKITNVNGGAVAIGHPLGASGNRVTLTLALEMQRRGVKYGVASLCIGGGQGIAIVLENPKA, from the coding sequence ATGGAACAAGTTTACATATTGGGCGGACTTAGATCCGCATTCGGTAGTTTTGGCGGAACTCTTAAAGACATGAGCGCCGTAGACCTTGGGGTCGAAGTTACAAAAGCAGCATTACAAAAAACGGGTGTTGATCCTTCACTCATTGAAGAAAGTATTTTTGGAAACGTTATCCCTACTGGCAAAGACGGAATTTATTTAGCTCGCCATATTGGGCTTAAAGCAGGGGTTCCAATCGCTAGTCCCGCATTAACACTCAATAGACTATGTGGTTCAGGAATGGAAGCAGTCATCCAAGCGTCCAAAAAAATTATGTTAGGTGAAGCTCATACTGTCCTTGCTGGTGGAGTTGAATCTATGAGTAATGCTCCTTATGTGGTTCGTAATGCGAGATTTGGTGTTCGATATGGAAATGCTGAATTTGAAGATTCATTGGCACAAGGTTTAACGGATATTTATGTAGAACTTCCGATGGGAATGACAGCAGAAAACCTTTCTGACCAATACAAAATTTCAAGAGAAGAACAAGACACTTGGGCAGCAACGTCACAAGAAAGAGCTGAAGAAGCAACGAACAAAGGAATACTCAAAGAGGAAATCCATCCCATCACCATCAGTGGAAAAAATCCAATCGTATTTGATAAAGATGAATTCATCAAAGGAAAGGCTGGCGCAACGAAGCTTGCAACTTTAAAACCTGCATTCAAAAAAGATGGGACTGTCACTGCAGGAAACGCATCCGGCATCAACGATGGAGCTTCTGCTATGATCGTAGCATCTGCATCACAAGCAAAAAAACTAGGCAAAGAACCACTCGCGATTGTAAAATCTTGGGGGCATGCTGGTTGTGATCCTGCGAAGATGGGAATTGGTCCAGCACTTGCCATTCCATCTGCCTTACAAAAAGCAGGACTCAGTTTGAAAGACATTGGTCTTGTTGAAGTGAATGAAGCATTTGCCGCTCAGTACTTAGCTGTTCAAAAAGAATTGGGACTTGATCCAAAGATCACCAACGTGAATGGCGGAGCCGTTGCGATAGGACATCCACTCGGAGCTTCTGGGAACCGTGTAACATTGACTTTGGCGCTAGAGATGCAAAGACGAGGAGTTAAGTATGGTGTTGCTTCGCTTTGTATTGGTGGAGGACAAGGGATCGCGATTGTTTTAGAAAACCCTAAAGCATAG
- a CDS encoding transferase, whose translation MYLLFPGRHHLLTRYQKEYLLQLVKHGLSEVLDVFGNPLAVSKPPTAIIFAVTSANHNNTRRNPLPLYQRAMMIQDFSRELSLPSYVIPIDDIGLSPNFASYTIKKIEVETELKLSLTPENTIVLCSTPVANLYLSLGYRILPVEKNPGSKLSFHAKLPWEELEEIVSKAKEYKNNQKQSNLERESKCLDSDISFDHLEGLLQNLDPACIRLWKDYRLFEKVDMLFSDSLIGDDGDLTESRDYNTYVREMDNIAELKFEETKPFVKPGRIGDIGCAVGSWIKLVCQESNYSESDFYGVEIARHLYQLCEQRKENGEFSNPNIFFIRRNAVSGNVFPRMSMNTIHTSSLTHEIESYGGRSQLLAFLQNRYEELVYGGVWINRDVLGPEDKEKEVFVWMEENSSTNHGRSPKDFPNFKEYLDSLSTKERFYQFQRDFRKEEGYVLRTASISVDGIEYERMKLKDICEYISKKDYTDNWESEMHESFCFWSFREWKENLESIGFKISPNSNQYRNEWLVQNRYEGKVKLFSSQSENPNNGSELIPLDFPVTHMLMLAEK comes from the coding sequence ATGTACCTTTTATTTCCGGGGCGTCACCATCTCCTCACAAGGTACCAAAAAGAGTATTTACTCCAATTGGTAAAACATGGTCTCTCGGAAGTATTGGATGTGTTTGGAAATCCATTGGCGGTTTCCAAACCTCCAACTGCTATCATCTTTGCAGTAACCTCGGCCAATCACAACAATACAAGACGAAACCCTCTTCCCCTTTACCAGAGGGCTATGATGATCCAAGATTTTTCTAGAGAGTTGTCATTACCGAGTTATGTAATTCCAATCGATGATATTGGTTTGTCACCTAACTTCGCTTCATATACAATTAAAAAAATTGAAGTGGAGACTGAGTTAAAGTTATCACTCACACCGGAAAATACAATTGTATTATGTTCCACACCGGTTGCGAATTTATATTTATCACTTGGTTATCGAATTTTGCCTGTCGAAAAAAATCCAGGTTCCAAACTTTCTTTCCATGCGAAACTACCTTGGGAAGAGTTGGAAGAGATTGTCTCGAAAGCAAAAGAATACAAAAATAATCAGAAACAATCGAATCTTGAACGAGAATCAAAATGTCTGGATTCGGACATTTCGTTTGATCATTTAGAAGGTTTACTCCAAAATCTAGACCCAGCTTGTATACGATTGTGGAAAGACTATCGTCTATTTGAAAAAGTAGATATGTTATTTTCTGATTCACTTATAGGAGATGATGGCGACTTAACTGAATCAAGAGATTATAATACGTATGTCCGTGAAATGGACAATATCGCTGAACTCAAGTTCGAAGAGACCAAACCTTTTGTGAAACCTGGTAGGATTGGAGATATTGGATGTGCGGTTGGATCTTGGATCAAACTTGTTTGCCAAGAATCAAATTATTCAGAATCCGATTTTTACGGTGTAGAGATAGCAAGGCATCTATACCAACTTTGCGAACAAAGAAAAGAGAATGGAGAGTTTTCAAATCCTAACATCTTTTTTATACGAAGGAATGCAGTAAGTGGAAATGTATTCCCAAGAATGAGTATGAATACCATTCACACATCGTCTCTCACTCATGAAATTGAGTCCTATGGTGGTCGCTCTCAACTCTTGGCTTTTTTACAAAACCGCTATGAGGAATTGGTGTATGGTGGGGTTTGGATCAACCGAGATGTACTTGGTCCAGAAGACAAAGAAAAGGAAGTATTTGTTTGGATGGAAGAAAATTCGAGTACAAACCATGGTCGGAGCCCAAAAGACTTTCCCAATTTCAAAGAATATCTAGATTCTTTATCCACAAAAGAAAGATTTTACCAATTCCAAAGAGACTTTCGTAAAGAAGAAGGTTATGTGCTTAGGACTGCCTCCATTTCAGTCGATGGTATAGAATACGAGCGCATGAAACTTAAAGATATTTGTGAATACATCTCTAAAAAAGATTATACTGACAATTGGGAAAGCGAAATGCACGAATCCTTTTGTTTTTGGAGTTTTAGAGAATGGAAAGAAAATTTGGAATCGATTGGTTTTAAAATTTCACCAAATTCAAATCAATACCGTAATGAGTGGCTAGTACAAAATCGATATGAAGGGAAGGTAAAACTTTTTTCCTCTCAATCGGAAAATCCTAATAATGGTTCAGAACTTATCCCACTAGATTTTCCAGTGACCCACATGCTGATGTTAGCGGAAAAATAA